In Hemicordylus capensis ecotype Gifberg chromosome 3, rHemCap1.1.pri, whole genome shotgun sequence, one DNA window encodes the following:
- the LOC128348991 gene encoding uncharacterized protein KIAA1522-like isoform X2 has translation MADESTEKRPSAGSACTSASSAGEGGGSPSSFLETPTATIGSTSMWSSVSDLSLQSIEGRDSRDHSHPAEGDLRKLQREHQWPGSLAASPYHLPGPFFGQLAPSHPTAGPMAQLFGHPSIGQLRPPEPEEFPPLLHRVREAPGYRHATLAPIPPAETTSMAQLAPISPAARTSLAQPARADPARKRNLVLLAHRLQSEGSSTTAAAGGFCPAPPDQPRSGKPTDIRRASRVLIPATEQTLAIQIKEHATHKAEGFSTSAAPRMKIPELGPHRGTQERHPPSPPQLQGRGMAKRGTAPPTGEIQLRPKCPPNRKKLLVPKQQLLPEFLFPPPPPEPTKVLAKGMASHLVAPGDKGTQCTKPRVQLFDFLPPISLAPKNAKDRSYGELVGRKLPAENNGKRARAAGAESVPAPKVPRGSPKAEGEARSGETAKAPLDQKEGRTAQKIPTCHLELAVQPHQPTKPTGIMPGQKLLKMPQVLPGRGKAWLLPPEAEAGDTKRQKVGAESSGSAQAVPPTPRSSLARMMRDSVQVFHALGPPAKSKSAEGHPGQSVPKKTPAMSMGRPPSGSTAEPPPRPLAALPSRPAGKAPPSSMARPAAMPMANLPPSSLAHPQSMPVWRPPGSRPFMLRPSSLAQANTLRMHSLAGRTFGQPPPAPQPQPQPWGPTPTHRPVLPAHQASTEYPVLPPGPQSTTAEQEFKGDTFIPWRMPPAHLEVSQPITEEQRPVQELMRRRAQRAREEAAQWTSAGRRQYFVEREEEMNISLQYGYPWRH, from the exons ATGGCAG ATGAGTCGACTGAAAAGAGGCCGTCTGCTGGCTCTGCCTGTACGAGCGCGAGCTCGGCTGGGGAAGGAGGCGGTTCGCCCAGCAGCTTCCTTGAGACACCGACGGCGACCATTGGTTCCACCTCCATGTGGTCCTCTGTCTCTGACCTCTCCCTTCAGTCCATCGAAGGGAGGGACAGCAGGGACCACAGCCACCCAGCAGAGGGAGATCTGCGGAAGCTGCAGCGGGAGCACCAGTGGCCTGGCTCGCTGGCGGCATCCCCCTACCATCTCCCCGGACCCTTCTTTGGGCAGCTGGCCCCCAGCCATCCCACTGCGGGTCCCATGGCCCAATTGTTTGGCCATCCATCCATTGGCCAGCTGCGACCTCCAGAGCCGGAAGAGTTCCCACCACTCTTGCATAGGGTGAGGGAGGCTCCTGGCTACAGACATGCCACgcttgcccccatccctcctgctgaaACAACATCTATGGCCCAGCTTGCCCCCATCTCTCCTGCTGCAAGAACATCTCTGGCCCAGCCGGCCAGGGCGGACCCGGCGCGCAAGAGGAATCTGGTCCTGCTGGCCCACCGGCTGCAATCAGAAGGCAGCAGCACCACCGCTGCCGCTGGGGGGTTCTGCCCAGCCCCACCGGATCAGCCCAGGAGCGGCAAGCCAACAGACATTCGCCGTGCATCCAGAG TCTTGATTCCTGCCACTGAGCAGACactggccatccaaatcaaggagcATGCAACTCATAAAGCAGAAGGCTTCAGCACCAGTGCTGCCCCAAGAATGAAGATCCCAGAGTTGGGACCACACAGAG GGACCCAGGAGCGCCACCCACCATCTCCTCCCCAGCTGCAGGGCCGAGGAATGGCCAAGAGAGGAACAGCCCCGCCCACTGGGGAGATTCAGCTGCGCCCTAAGTGCCCTCCAAATCGGAAGAAGCTTCTTGTTCCCAAGCAGCAGTTGCTTCCGGAATTCCTCTTCCCGCCTCCTCCACCAGAGCCAACCAAAGTGCTCGCCAAGGGAATGGCTTCCCACCTGGTAGCCCCAGGAGACAAGGGCACCCAATGTACCAAGCCAAGGGTGCAGCTCTTTGACTTTTTGCCGCCCATCTCCTTGGCGCCCAAAAATGCCAAGGACCGCTCATATGGGGAGTTGGTGGGCAGGAAACTCCCTGCAGAGAACAATGGAAAgagggcaagggcagcaggggcagagagcGTGCCAGCACCCAAGGTGCCACGGGGAAGCCCAAAGGCTGAGGGGGAGGCGAGATCAGGAGAGACGGCCAAAGCACCCCTGGaccagaaggaagggagaaccgCACAGAAGATCCCCacttgccatctggagctggccgTCCAACCCCATCAGCCCACCAAACCAACAGGAATCATGCCAGGCCAGAAGCTGCTGAAAATGCCTCAGGTcctgccaggaagggggaaagcatgGCTGCTACCACCTGAAGCCGAAGCTGGGGACACCAagaggcagaaagtgggggcagagTCCAGTGGATCCGCCCAGGCTGTGCCCCCGACTCCGAGGAGCAGCCTGGCCAGAATGATGCGGGACTCCGTGCAGGTGTTCCATGCCCTGGGCCCCCCGGCAAAATCCAAGAGTGCAGAGGGACATCCTGGGCAGAGCGTGCCCAAAAAAACACCAGCGATGTCCATGGGAAGGCCACCATCGGGAAGCACAGCTGAGCCACCACCAAGGCCTTTGGCAGCCCTGCCAAGCAGACCAGCAGGGAAGGCACCGCccagctccatggccaggccaGCAGCCATGCCGATGGCCAACCTCCCCCCTAGCTCCCTGGCCCACCCACAATCAATGCCAGTGTGGAGGCCGCCGGGATCCCGTCCCTTCATGCTCAGGCCCTCCTCCCTTGCGCAGGCAAATACCTTGCGGATGCACAGTCTTGCTGGGAGGACCTTTGGCCAGCCCCCGCCGGCCCCTCAACCACAGCCACAGCCTTGGGGTCCCACACCAACCCACCGACccgtcctccctgcccaccaagccTCCACGGAGTATCCGGTCCTTCCACCTGGTCCCCAGAGCACGACAGCAGAGCAGGAGTTTAAGGGGGACACGTTCATCCCTTGGAGGATGCCCCCGGCCCACCTGGAAGTCTCCCAGCCCATTACGGAGGAGCAACGGCCCGTCCAGGAGCTGATGCGGCGGCGGGCTCAAAGAGCGAGGGAGGAGGCGGCTCAGTGGACATCAGCCGGCCGGAGGCAGTATTTCGTggagcgggaggaggaaatgAACATCTCCCTTCAGTATGGCTACCCCTGGCGCCACTGA
- the LOC128348991 gene encoding uncharacterized protein KIAA1522-like isoform X1: MADESTEKRPSAGSACTSASSAGEGGGSPSSFLETPTATIGSTSMWSSVSDLSLQSIEGRDSRDHSHPAEGDLRKLQREHQWPGSLAASPYHLPGPFFGQLAPSHPTAGPMAQLFGHPSIGQLRPPEPEEFPPLLHRVREAPGYRHATLAPIPPAETTSMAQLAPISPAARTSLAQPARADPARKRNLVLLAHRLQSEGSSTTAAAGGFCPAPPDQPRSGKPTDIRRASRVLIPATEQTLAIQIKEHATHKAEGFSTSAAPRMKIPELGPHRAGTQERHPPSPPQLQGRGMAKRGTAPPTGEIQLRPKCPPNRKKLLVPKQQLLPEFLFPPPPPEPTKVLAKGMASHLVAPGDKGTQCTKPRVQLFDFLPPISLAPKNAKDRSYGELVGRKLPAENNGKRARAAGAESVPAPKVPRGSPKAEGEARSGETAKAPLDQKEGRTAQKIPTCHLELAVQPHQPTKPTGIMPGQKLLKMPQVLPGRGKAWLLPPEAEAGDTKRQKVGAESSGSAQAVPPTPRSSLARMMRDSVQVFHALGPPAKSKSAEGHPGQSVPKKTPAMSMGRPPSGSTAEPPPRPLAALPSRPAGKAPPSSMARPAAMPMANLPPSSLAHPQSMPVWRPPGSRPFMLRPSSLAQANTLRMHSLAGRTFGQPPPAPQPQPQPWGPTPTHRPVLPAHQASTEYPVLPPGPQSTTAEQEFKGDTFIPWRMPPAHLEVSQPITEEQRPVQELMRRRAQRAREEAAQWTSAGRRQYFVEREEEMNISLQYGYPWRH, encoded by the exons ATGGCAG ATGAGTCGACTGAAAAGAGGCCGTCTGCTGGCTCTGCCTGTACGAGCGCGAGCTCGGCTGGGGAAGGAGGCGGTTCGCCCAGCAGCTTCCTTGAGACACCGACGGCGACCATTGGTTCCACCTCCATGTGGTCCTCTGTCTCTGACCTCTCCCTTCAGTCCATCGAAGGGAGGGACAGCAGGGACCACAGCCACCCAGCAGAGGGAGATCTGCGGAAGCTGCAGCGGGAGCACCAGTGGCCTGGCTCGCTGGCGGCATCCCCCTACCATCTCCCCGGACCCTTCTTTGGGCAGCTGGCCCCCAGCCATCCCACTGCGGGTCCCATGGCCCAATTGTTTGGCCATCCATCCATTGGCCAGCTGCGACCTCCAGAGCCGGAAGAGTTCCCACCACTCTTGCATAGGGTGAGGGAGGCTCCTGGCTACAGACATGCCACgcttgcccccatccctcctgctgaaACAACATCTATGGCCCAGCTTGCCCCCATCTCTCCTGCTGCAAGAACATCTCTGGCCCAGCCGGCCAGGGCGGACCCGGCGCGCAAGAGGAATCTGGTCCTGCTGGCCCACCGGCTGCAATCAGAAGGCAGCAGCACCACCGCTGCCGCTGGGGGGTTCTGCCCAGCCCCACCGGATCAGCCCAGGAGCGGCAAGCCAACAGACATTCGCCGTGCATCCAGAG TCTTGATTCCTGCCACTGAGCAGACactggccatccaaatcaaggagcATGCAACTCATAAAGCAGAAGGCTTCAGCACCAGTGCTGCCCCAAGAATGAAGATCCCAGAGTTGGGACCACACAGAG CAGGGACCCAGGAGCGCCACCCACCATCTCCTCCCCAGCTGCAGGGCCGAGGAATGGCCAAGAGAGGAACAGCCCCGCCCACTGGGGAGATTCAGCTGCGCCCTAAGTGCCCTCCAAATCGGAAGAAGCTTCTTGTTCCCAAGCAGCAGTTGCTTCCGGAATTCCTCTTCCCGCCTCCTCCACCAGAGCCAACCAAAGTGCTCGCCAAGGGAATGGCTTCCCACCTGGTAGCCCCAGGAGACAAGGGCACCCAATGTACCAAGCCAAGGGTGCAGCTCTTTGACTTTTTGCCGCCCATCTCCTTGGCGCCCAAAAATGCCAAGGACCGCTCATATGGGGAGTTGGTGGGCAGGAAACTCCCTGCAGAGAACAATGGAAAgagggcaagggcagcaggggcagagagcGTGCCAGCACCCAAGGTGCCACGGGGAAGCCCAAAGGCTGAGGGGGAGGCGAGATCAGGAGAGACGGCCAAAGCACCCCTGGaccagaaggaagggagaaccgCACAGAAGATCCCCacttgccatctggagctggccgTCCAACCCCATCAGCCCACCAAACCAACAGGAATCATGCCAGGCCAGAAGCTGCTGAAAATGCCTCAGGTcctgccaggaagggggaaagcatgGCTGCTACCACCTGAAGCCGAAGCTGGGGACACCAagaggcagaaagtgggggcagagTCCAGTGGATCCGCCCAGGCTGTGCCCCCGACTCCGAGGAGCAGCCTGGCCAGAATGATGCGGGACTCCGTGCAGGTGTTCCATGCCCTGGGCCCCCCGGCAAAATCCAAGAGTGCAGAGGGACATCCTGGGCAGAGCGTGCCCAAAAAAACACCAGCGATGTCCATGGGAAGGCCACCATCGGGAAGCACAGCTGAGCCACCACCAAGGCCTTTGGCAGCCCTGCCAAGCAGACCAGCAGGGAAGGCACCGCccagctccatggccaggccaGCAGCCATGCCGATGGCCAACCTCCCCCCTAGCTCCCTGGCCCACCCACAATCAATGCCAGTGTGGAGGCCGCCGGGATCCCGTCCCTTCATGCTCAGGCCCTCCTCCCTTGCGCAGGCAAATACCTTGCGGATGCACAGTCTTGCTGGGAGGACCTTTGGCCAGCCCCCGCCGGCCCCTCAACCACAGCCACAGCCTTGGGGTCCCACACCAACCCACCGACccgtcctccctgcccaccaagccTCCACGGAGTATCCGGTCCTTCCACCTGGTCCCCAGAGCACGACAGCAGAGCAGGAGTTTAAGGGGGACACGTTCATCCCTTGGAGGATGCCCCCGGCCCACCTGGAAGTCTCCCAGCCCATTACGGAGGAGCAACGGCCCGTCCAGGAGCTGATGCGGCGGCGGGCTCAAAGAGCGAGGGAGGAGGCGGCTCAGTGGACATCAGCCGGCCGGAGGCAGTATTTCGTggagcgggaggaggaaatgAACATCTCCCTTCAGTATGGCTACCCCTGGCGCCACTGA